In one window of Camelus bactrianus isolate YW-2024 breed Bactrian camel chromosome 13, ASM4877302v1, whole genome shotgun sequence DNA:
- the CZIB gene encoding CXXC motif containing zinc binding protein, with product MGKIALQLKATLENVTNLRPVGEDFRWYLRMKCGNCGEISEKWQYIRLMDSVALKGGRGSASMIQKCKLCSRENSIDILSSTIKSYNAEDNEKFKTIVEFECRGLEPVDFQPQAGFAAEGVESGTVFSDINLQEKDWTDYDEKAQESVGIYEVTHQFVKC from the exons ATGGGG AAAATCGCGCTGCAGCTCAAAGCCACGCTGGAGAATGTCACCAACCTCCGGCCGGTGGGCGAGGACTTCCGGTGGTACCTGAGG ATGAAATGTGGCAACTGTGGCGAGATTTCTGAGAAGTGGCAATATATTCGGCTGATG GATAGCGTGGCACTGAAGGGAGGCCGTGGCAGCGCCTCTATGATCCAGAAGTGCAAGCTGTGTTCAAGGGAAAACTCCATCG ACATTTTGAGCAGCACCATCAAATCTTACAAT GCTGAAGACAATGAGAAATTCAAGACGATAGTAGAGTTTGAGTGCCGAGGACTTGAACCGGTTGATTTCCAGCCCCAG GCCGGGTTTGCTGCCGAGGGTGTGGAATCGGGGACAGTCTTCAGTGACATTAATCTGCAGGAGAAG gaCTGGACTGACTATGACGAAAAGGCTCAGGAGTCTGTGGGAATCTACGAAGTCACCCACCAGTTTGTGAAGTGCTGA